A portion of the Candidatus Ruthia endofausta genome contains these proteins:
- the soxY gene encoding thiosulfate oxidation carrier protein SoxY, producing the protein MKKRLFLKSAMAGSAVATAVGAGLLTPSMAFANSISFKVKSDTATASVASAAQGSFKFKAPKIAENGAVVPMTVDASKIKGVTNISFYIRSNSTPLVASFNLSGAQGYVSTRVKMGKTSPVIALVTAGGITTSKTQEVKVTIGGCGG; encoded by the coding sequence ATGAAAAAAAGGTTATTTTTAAAAAGTGCAATGGCAGGTTCTGCAGTTGCCACAGCAGTAGGTGCAGGCTTACTAACACCAAGTATGGCTTTTGCTAATTCTATAAGTTTTAAGGTTAAATCAGATACAGCAACTGCTTCGGTTGCAAGTGCTGCTCAAGGTTCATTTAAATTCAAAGCACCTAAGATTGCTGAGAATGGTGCAGTAGTGCCGATGACAGTGGATGCTTCTAAGATTAAAGGCGTAACAAACATTTCTTTCTATATTAGGAGTAATTCTACCCCTTTAGTAGCTTCATTTAATTTATCTGGTGCTCAGGGTTATGTTTCTACTCGTGTTAAGATGGGTAAGACTTCTCCAGTGATAGCGTTAGTGACAGCAGGCGGTATAACAACTTCTAAAACTCAAGAAGTCAAAGTAACGATTGGCGGCTGTGGCGGTTAA
- the soxX gene encoding sulfur oxidation c-type cytochrome SoxX, protein MKKTISSISVVVTLAILFMMPTQVGAKEMTGEEVTFSRKFGNCLSCHMIPGGSLPGTIGPPLLAMKARFPNKADLRKQIWDATIKNPDSIMPPFGKQQVLSEKQIDQITDFIYSK, encoded by the coding sequence ATGAAGAAAACCATTTCTTCTATCTCAGTAGTCGTGACGTTGGCAATATTATTTATGATGCCAACACAAGTGGGTGCTAAAGAGATGACGGGTGAAGAGGTAACTTTCAGTCGAAAGTTTGGCAATTGTCTATCATGCCATATGATTCCAGGCGGTAGTTTACCAGGAACGATTGGACCACCACTACTTGCAATGAAAGCAAGATTTCCAAATAAGGCTGATTTAAGAAAGCAAATTTGGGATGCGACTATTAAAAATCCAGATTCAATTATGCCTCCATTTGGTAAGCAGCAAGTGTTAAGCGAGAAGCAAATTGATCAAATTACAGATTTCATTTATTCAAAATAA
- the soxA gene encoding sulfur oxidation c-type cytochrome SoxA, translating into MKKLVTIVANLGLLVGMASADVASDQKAFIKHFKTIFPNVEFADYTNGVYAVDQGSREQFEEILDGIPPYEEAVEKGGKEYLKFGLNKCSSLKDPAAARVKHPYFDEITQQVVTLESAIKKCYQQRTGKKLGSKKGKIARISAWISDQAAGQKINVKVESAGAKAAYEEGKVFFYAKRGQFNMSCADCHVYNAGKKARADILSPALGHTTHLPMYRAKWASMGTLHRRYGGCLKNMRAKPLKAQTEAFRNMEFFHQAMSNGLEITADRYRK; encoded by the coding sequence ATGAAAAAACTAGTAACCATAGTGGCTAATTTAGGCTTGTTGGTTGGTATGGCATCAGCTGATGTTGCATCTGACCAAAAAGCTTTTATTAAGCACTTTAAAACAATTTTTCCGAATGTTGAATTTGCAGACTATACCAATGGTGTATATGCGGTTGATCAAGGTTCAAGAGAACAATTCGAAGAAATCTTAGACGGTATTCCTCCTTATGAGGAAGCGGTAGAGAAAGGTGGCAAGGAGTATTTGAAGTTTGGCCTTAATAAGTGTAGCTCACTTAAAGATCCAGCGGCAGCCCGTGTTAAACACCCATACTTTGATGAAATAACTCAGCAAGTGGTCACACTTGAAAGTGCGATTAAGAAGTGTTACCAACAGCGAACTGGTAAGAAGCTAGGCTCTAAGAAAGGTAAAATTGCTCGTATTAGTGCTTGGATTTCAGATCAAGCAGCTGGACAAAAGATTAACGTAAAAGTTGAGTCTGCTGGCGCTAAGGCGGCTTATGAGGAGGGTAAGGTTTTCTTTTATGCTAAGCGTGGTCAGTTCAACATGTCTTGTGCAGATTGTCATGTGTATAATGCAGGTAAAAAAGCGCGCGCTGATATTTTATCACCTGCGTTAGGTCATACTACTCACCTACCTATGTATCGTGCGAAATGGGCTAGTATGGGTACACTACACCGTCGTTATGGTGGTTGTTTGAAAAACATGCGTGCTAAGCCATTAAAAGCTCAGACAGAAGCGTTTCGCAATATGGAATTCTTTCATCAAGCAATGAGCAATGGTCTTGAAATCACTGCTGATAGATATAGGAAATAG
- the soxZ gene encoding thiosulfate oxidation carrier complex protein SoxZ, with translation MANIKLKPKARKGVIGIKCLIKHPMETGLRKKKGKIVPANYIENMVILHNGNKVVDADIGSSISENPYFKFNVPGKKGDIIELKYKDNKGKTGSATIKSK, from the coding sequence ATGGCAAATATTAAATTAAAGCCCAAGGCTAGAAAAGGTGTTATTGGTATTAAGTGTTTAATTAAGCACCCTATGGAGACAGGCTTACGTAAGAAAAAAGGTAAAATCGTACCAGCTAACTATATTGAAAATATGGTTATATTACACAATGGCAACAAAGTTGTAGACGCTGATATCGGTAGCTCAATTTCTGAAAACCCATATTTTAAGTTTAACGTTCCTGGTAAAAAGGGTGACATAATTGAACTTAAGTATAAAGACAATAAAGGTAAAACAGGTTCTGCGACTATAAAGTCTAAGTAA